A segment of the Planktothrix serta PCC 8927 genome:
ATTTTAAAGCTTGTTCAAATCCTTGAATTGCTTGGGGATATTGACCCAAACTTAGATAAGCGCTGGCTTGATTATTTAACGCTACACTAATGCCTTGTTCATCGTTTAATTGTTGATAAATTTTTAAGGCTTTTGTTGCTAACTGAAGGGCAAGTTTGGCGTTGCCTTGATTGCGGTAAACTAAGGCTAAATCATTTAAAGCTGTTGCTTCTAAAAATTGATTGTTTTGTTGTTGTGCGATCGCTAATAATTTCTCTAATATAACAACAGCTTCGGTGAAATTTCCTTGATCAATCTGTTCTGATGCTCTGTTATATATCTGTTCTAACTCAGTATTAGACTGAGCAAATGCCATAGGCATCATTAAGCCCAAGTATAATTGCATCAACAATGTAACCGCACCAATTCCCAAATCGGAAGCCTTTAGTCCCATAACCTTTATAATAAAAAAATATTGACTTTATTTGATAAGATTTTAACTGATATTGGTACTTCCCCTGCTATTTAATCAAAACAAAGTTAACCCCAAATTGAAATGACTGGACTTGATGAACAACTCCGCCAATTAATTGCTGAAACCTGCAAACACGCTCCCACCAGTGTTGAACGTCGCAAGGGTTTTACCCAAATTATTCGCCTCATTCAAAAATCCCGTAAATTGTGGCAAGAGTCCACACTTGACTATGAAGACGCATGGCAACATACCATGACTTTTCTTTACTTGAATCTTTGTGAAGCGACGACAGCAGCACAATATGACCCAGCCAGAGCGAGTGTAATTACCTGGCTTAATGTTTATCTAAAAGGACGATTAAAAGACTATTATTTAAAACAACAAAAACAGCAAAACCGTTCGATTTCTATTGATATTCCCCTCTGTGAAAATATTAATTTAATCGATACATTAGAAGCGCCTCCCGATATTCCCCCAATGTTAGAAGAAGTTCGTCACTGGGCGCAAACCGATGTCACCGGAGAGTTACGCAATAGTCACGTTCGCGGACGTCCAGATATTACCTGTCAATTGTTAATTTTAAGTCGCCTCCCGCCCGAAACCAACTGGGAACAACTGGCCCATGAGTTGGGAGTTGCGGTCAGTACCTTAAGTAGCTTTTATGAACGAAATTGTCGCAAACTTTTGCGTAATTTTGCTCGATCACAGGGATATATTGAATAGTTAACGATGGATAGGAAAGAGAAATTGCTTCTGCATTATTTTGACAAATCACTTTAAAAAAATTATGGTTAATCAACGTTTTAATTTAGAAGATTACGCTTTACCGATGATCATATCCCAGCAAGCGAGGGATATTGCCACCCAATTTGCGTTACGACATCCAAAAGGCGGTAAACGAGAACAAGTTTATCTGAATACATTAGCGGTTTGGGGAGTTCATTGTTATTTAGAATGGATGCAAATTGCAACGGAATTAGAGGCGAGTGATAGTTGGAACCCCATTATTCAACTCTGTGCAAATGTGGCTGATTTGCAAATAACAGGAGTGGGACGTTTAGAATGTCGTCCAGTACGGGAAAAACAACAAATTGTAAGCATTCCCCCAGAAGTACAAATTGACCGAATTGGATATGTGGTGGTACGGATTTTTGATAACTTAAAAACAGCAGAAATTTTAGGTTTTGTCAAAACTATTACTCAGGAAATACTACCTTTAGCACAGTTACAACCCATTGAAGAATTGTTAGTTAACTTAAATGCACCTCAACGGGCAGAATTTAAAACTCCTGTGCGATTAAGTTTATGGTTAATAGATGAATGGGAAGGACTTTGGCAGTCTATTTCTCGCCAACCTGCTTTAGGATTAAGAAGTTTATCTCGCGGTGATGAAGACTTTATTCAAGGAGCAAAATTAATTGATTTAAAAATGCAATTGGGGAGTCAATCTGTTGTATTGTGGGTGGCATTAACCCCAGAAACAGAAGGACAAATTGCGGTTAGGGTGCGGTTATATCCTGCCACCCCAGACCGTTATTTACCCCCGAATATCCAATTGATTTTATTATCAGAAACAGGTAAGATTTTATCAGAAGTTCAATCCCGTTTCCAAGATAATTATATTCAACTGCCTCGGTTTCGAGGAATGCCAGAAGAACAATTTAGTATTACCGTTCGTTTAGGGGAGGCATCTATTACAGAAAGATTTATTTTTTAAGGATAAAACTGATGCAAATTACGGCAGGCGGAGCCTGGTTTAAGCATTGCTAGGTAGAACCTAGCAACGAGAAACTCCTTACTGTTCTCTGTTCCCTGTTCTCTGTTCCCTGTTCCCTGTTCCCTGTTCCCTAACATGACCGAAAAAATTCTTACCATTGATTTAGGAAAAGGTTCATTAACAGCAGGATTTCCTTTAGTAACTGCCCGACTATCGGATTTAGAAAATCCCCGTCCGATTAAAATAACGGGTTGTTTACCTGCTGCACCAGAATTGATCAGGTTTTATCAACGTTGGCGGTTTATTTATCAAGAACTTTATCACACTTTAGGAATACTATCTCGGATTGAATTAGAACAAGAAGATATTACCCATGTTTCCGAAGTGGAACTTCAGGAAATCTGCACCCAATATATTTATCAGTTTAATCAATGGCTTAATTTTGCCGAATTTCGCACGATTGATCAACAGTTACGTTCAGCATTACAACCCACTGATGAAATTCAGATTATTTTAGAAACTTCTGATTTCCAAGTGCGACATTTACCTTGGCAATTATGGCATTTTTTTCATGATTATCCTCGCGCAGAATTAGCCCTCAGTCAACCCCAATACACTCGAAAAACCTCCCCGCCCGTTTCTCGTTCCAAAATCCGAATTTTAGCAATTTTAGGAAATAAAACGGGAATTGATATTGCAGAGGATCAAAAGATTTTAACGGTTTTACCTCAGACAGAAACGGTTTTTTTAATCGAACCTAATCCCCAACAACTGGATCAAGCTTTATGGGATACAAAAGGTTGGGATATTCTCTTTTTTGCTGGACATAGTGAAAGTCAAGAACAGGAAGAATCAGGAAACTTTAAAATTAATCATCAAGATAAAGTATCGATTAAAACGTTATTGCCTGCTTTTAAAAAAGCGATTGAAAACGGTTTAAAAATTGCTATTTTTAATTCCTGTGATGGTTTAGGTTTAGCCACCGAACTCGCTCAATTAAATATTCCTCAAACGATTGTTATGCGGGAACCTGTGCCTGATATTGTGGCGCAAACATTTTTAAAACATTTTTTACAAGCCTTTTCACAAGGTCAATCTTTATATTTAGCTGTGCGACAAGCCAGAGAACGGTTATACATCTTAGAAAATCGTTTTCCCTGTGGTAGTTGGTTGCCTGTAATTTGTCAAAATCCGGCAATTGTTCCCGTCCGTTGGCAAGATTTAAAACCTCGCCAAAATCTGCAAAAGTTGCCAAGTTTGGAGTTTAGAAAAATCGGATTTATTAGTTTAACGATTACTCTTTTAGTCTGTTTAATTCGTCAGGGGGGATGGCTAGAATTTTGGGAGTTGAAAGTTTATGATCAAATGATGCGATCGCGTCCAATTGAAAAACAAGATTATCGTTTATTATTAGTAACGGCTTCAGAAGCAGATATTCAAGCGTTAAGAGGTTGGACAGTTTCTGATCAAATTCTGACTCAATTTTTACAAAAACTTGCTGAATATAAACCGAGAACTATTGGATTAAATCTCTATCGAGATCTGCCCGTTGAACCGGGATATCAAAGTATAAAAAATCAATTTAAAACCCAAAATAATCTATTTTTAATTTGTAAACAACCTGATAAAAATGATTCCGGTGTTGCTGCTCCGCCCGATGCTCCTCCTCTGCAAGTTGGATTTAATGATGTGATGCGAGATTCTGATCAAATTCTGCGCCGTCAACTGTTATTTCTGAGTAATCCTCAAGGATGTCAAACCAATCGTTCTTTAGCAATTCAACTGGCTTTTCATTATTTAAAACAGCAAGGAATTCAACCCCAAATCCTGCCACAAGATCAAATTAAATTGAGTAATCTGATTTTAAAACCAATGGAATCTGATATCGGATTTTACCCAAAATCGGATGGAAAAGGATATCAAATTATGCTAAACTATAGATTATCAGAACCCATTGCCCCGGAAGTAACGTTTACACAAATTCTTAATGGCGAAGTTGATCCCAATCTAATTAAAGATAAATTAGTTTTAGTCGGTGTTAATGCTATCAGCACTAAAGATCAAGGTCATCGCACCCCCTACAGTCAGGATCAAGAAGTACGAGGATTAATGATTCAGGCGCAAATGGTTAGTCATATTCTGTCTGCGGTTTTAGATCATCGTCCGTTGTTAAAAGTGGGGTCAAAATGGACAGATGCACTCTGGATCGGGTTTTGGACGCTATTAGGGGGGGTTTCGGCTATGTTGACCCGCGATCGCACCGCAATAATAATCACTTTGGGAACTGCAACCGCAGTCTTGTACGGCGTGTGTTGGGGGTTGTTTCTGGCGGCGATGTGGGTTCCTTTTATTCCGGCGTTGCTGGGGTTGGTAGGTGCGGGGGTTTGGGTGTGGCGATCGCAATTTAATAAAAAAATCTGAAAATTGCGTAAAACCTGTGTTTTGGTTCCAATAAGTTACTAAGCCAGAAATTTTAAGACGGCTTACCTTACATTTAACCAGAACATCAAGGGAGTGGACATGGATCAGTCTAAAATTAATCAAATTGAACAACAGATTCAAGATGAAAAATTAGTGAAAATGGTTAAATTATCGCAGCGAAGTATTGCATTAGCGGTGATTATTAGCCTAATTATTCCCATCGGAGGTTATATTTATACTGGTCGTTGGGCAGCTTTTTTTAAATTATTGCTAATTGGCGGTTTTTTAGGAGGACTAGGATTGATTATTACTCCCGAAGATTCTAAAGGTGGTACTTTAGTTGCGATCGCCTGTGCAGGAACGTTAATTGCTCCAATTGATAATGGCATTGCCATTTCATCGGCTCGGAAAAAGGTTAACAATTCAATTTGAGTCAAAAACTAATTCGGGAAAAATTTGATTCTTCGCCATTAATCGTTTACCTATGAAGCAACTAACGTTAGTTCTGTCTATTCTTTTAGCGGGAATTTTAATAACATTAAATTCTACAAAATCCGGGGTTGCTCAACACGGTTCACAATCTTTAGAAGTCGCCGTTGAATTTCAAGATCCTGATCGGGGTGAACCTAATGAAGATCGTGAAGGTTCCTCCGGTCGAACCAATTGTCCGGCTGTTTCTCAACCCTTAACTGCATTAATTCCTAAACAGAATATCGGGTTAACGTTATCAGGATATCCCACATTTATGATTTATGTTCCCTACAGTTCAACTTTATCAAGAAA
Coding sequences within it:
- a CDS encoding DUF1822 family protein, whose protein sequence is MVNQRFNLEDYALPMIISQQARDIATQFALRHPKGGKREQVYLNTLAVWGVHCYLEWMQIATELEASDSWNPIIQLCANVADLQITGVGRLECRPVREKQQIVSIPPEVQIDRIGYVVVRIFDNLKTAEILGFVKTITQEILPLAQLQPIEELLVNLNAPQRAEFKTPVRLSLWLIDEWEGLWQSISRQPALGLRSLSRGDEDFIQGAKLIDLKMQLGSQSVVLWVALTPETEGQIAVRVRLYPATPDRYLPPNIQLILLSETGKILSEVQSRFQDNYIQLPRFRGMPEEQFSITVRLGEASITERFIF
- a CDS encoding CHASE2 domain-containing protein; translated protein: MTEKILTIDLGKGSLTAGFPLVTARLSDLENPRPIKITGCLPAAPELIRFYQRWRFIYQELYHTLGILSRIELEQEDITHVSEVELQEICTQYIYQFNQWLNFAEFRTIDQQLRSALQPTDEIQIILETSDFQVRHLPWQLWHFFHDYPRAELALSQPQYTRKTSPPVSRSKIRILAILGNKTGIDIAEDQKILTVLPQTETVFLIEPNPQQLDQALWDTKGWDILFFAGHSESQEQEESGNFKINHQDKVSIKTLLPAFKKAIENGLKIAIFNSCDGLGLATELAQLNIPQTIVMREPVPDIVAQTFLKHFLQAFSQGQSLYLAVRQARERLYILENRFPCGSWLPVICQNPAIVPVRWQDLKPRQNLQKLPSLEFRKIGFISLTITLLVCLIRQGGWLEFWELKVYDQMMRSRPIEKQDYRLLLVTASEADIQALRGWTVSDQILTQFLQKLAEYKPRTIGLNLYRDLPVEPGYQSIKNQFKTQNNLFLICKQPDKNDSGVAAPPDAPPLQVGFNDVMRDSDQILRRQLLFLSNPQGCQTNRSLAIQLAFHYLKQQGIQPQILPQDQIKLSNLILKPMESDIGFYPKSDGKGYQIMLNYRLSEPIAPEVTFTQILNGEVDPNLIKDKLVLVGVNAISTKDQGHRTPYSQDQEVRGLMIQAQMVSHILSAVLDHRPLLKVGSKWTDALWIGFWTLLGGVSAMLTRDRTAIIITLGTATAVLYGVCWGLFLAAMWVPFIPALLGLVGAGVWVWRSQFNKKI